Proteins co-encoded in one Thiovulum sp. ES genomic window:
- a CDS encoding tRNA-N(6)-(isopentenyl)adenosine-37 thiotransferase enzyme MiaB (PFAM: TRAM domain; Radical SAM superfamily; Uncharacterized protein family UPF0004~TIGRFAM: tRNA-N(6)-(isopentenyl)adenosine-37 thiotransferase enzyme MiaB; radical SAM methylthiotransferase, MiaB/RimO family), whose product MKKAYIETLGCAMNHKDSENMFAELKNENYESTSSPENADLIIINTCSVREKPVKKLFSELGHLNRIRKSDSKIGVAGCTASHLGKEIIQKARYVDFVLGARNVSKIRDVLKVKGAVETDIANDDSLYSFAENGNSSFQSSINISIGCDKKCSFCIVPHTRGTEISIPTDLIISQVRKDVERGVKEFLLLGQNVNNYGRRFSQNHEKTDFTKLLQEVSKVDGVERIRFTSPHPLHMDDNFIEEFATNPKIAKSIHMPLQSGSTEILKAMRRGYSKDWFLNRAEKIRKNVDEVAISTDVIVGFPNESDSDFMDTLDVLEAVRFEQMFSFKYSPRPFTEAEKLPQIPDEIASARLKKLQSRHLEIMNELAESRFGKTYKVLFNEEIEGCLIGRSSEGYLVKSKGDSSLLGKVKNVKISKTMRTTLHGEIV is encoded by the coding sequence TTGAAAAAAGCCTATATTGAAACTCTCGGCTGTGCGATGAATCACAAAGATTCTGAAAATATGTTTGCCGAGTTAAAAAATGAAAATTACGAGTCGACCTCATCGCCAGAAAATGCAGATTTGATAATTATAAATACTTGCTCGGTTCGGGAAAAACCTGTAAAAAAATTGTTTTCGGAATTGGGACATTTAAATCGAATTCGTAAAAGTGATTCAAAAATTGGGGTGGCAGGTTGCACAGCTTCACATTTGGGAAAAGAGATAATTCAGAAAGCTCGATATGTTGATTTTGTTCTCGGTGCTAGAAATGTTTCAAAAATCCGTGATGTACTAAAAGTAAAAGGTGCGGTCGAAACTGATATTGCAAATGACGATTCGCTCTACTCTTTTGCTGAAAATGGGAATAGCTCTTTTCAAAGTTCGATAAATATCTCGATTGGTTGTGATAAAAAGTGTAGTTTTTGCATTGTACCACACACACGGGGAACTGAAATTTCCATTCCGACAGATTTGATTATTTCACAAGTTCGGAAAGATGTCGAACGGGGAGTAAAAGAGTTTTTGCTTCTTGGTCAAAATGTGAATAATTACGGTCGTCGTTTCTCGCAAAATCACGAAAAAACAGATTTCACAAAATTGCTACAAGAGGTTTCAAAAGTTGATGGAGTTGAAAGAATCCGTTTCACTTCTCCACACCCGTTACACATGGACGACAATTTTATTGAAGAGTTCGCGACAAATCCAAAAATCGCAAAATCAATTCACATGCCTTTACAAAGTGGTTCTACCGAAATTTTGAAAGCGATGAGACGAGGTTATTCTAAAGATTGGTTTTTAAATCGTGCCGAAAAGATTCGTAAAAATGTCGATGAGGTCGCAATTTCTACCGATGTTATTGTTGGATTTCCAAATGAAAGTGATTCTGATTTTATGGATACTTTAGATGTTTTAGAAGCAGTTCGTTTTGAGCAAATGTTTTCATTTAAATACTCGCCGCGACCATTTACAGAAGCTGAAAAACTTCCACAAATTCCTGATGAAATCGCTTCAGCAAGACTCAAAAAACTACAAAGTCGTCATCTTGAAATTATGAATGAGTTGGCAGAAAGTCGTTTTGGAAAAACTTATAAAGTTCTTTTTAATGAAGAAATTGAAGGCTGTTTAATTGGTAGAAGTTCTGAAGGCTATCTTGTGAAAAGTAAAGGAGATTCTTCGCTTCTTGGAAAAGTCAAGAATGTGAAAATATCAAAAACAATGAGAACAACTCTCCACGGAGAAATAGTTTAG
- a CDS encoding Protein of unknown function (DUF3308) (PFAM: Protein of unknown function (DUF3308)): MKKLIPLSLIAFSSLFGESYEHYQIYKDPNTLRMGGAFIGVGGSGVAPFYNPAGLSTMIREDGAEVKILNLSTSINDNAIDIAEDFTNLGDIEDEEEQTLEAIRITKKNIGKNNHFEFSNYSYVANNISDRYGFAIGGIANLNADSATHRGFGSEGFATFDAIALGGAVLALSYKMDSQLSFGLGAKYLQYVSASETITLGKFSENRDNFDTYLEDELVEEGTSLVFDAGVLYSYSDFRVGLSALNIGGVGKEGEKTYIPETYNIGLGYFYEFNLWYLRNVKAGFDYTDITDEYKGSDFLKKTRVGFDATLFDTSLLTLKTGAGMYQGYPTAGVDLRLTIVEISFLTYAEEIGAYSGQKEDRRYLLNLSIGW, encoded by the coding sequence TTGAAAAAACTTATTCCACTCTCCTTAATCGCTTTTTCTTCACTTTTTGGTGAAAGTTATGAACACTATCAAATTTATAAAGACCCGAATACTCTACGAATGGGTGGTGCTTTTATTGGTGTTGGTGGTTCTGGAGTAGCACCATTTTACAACCCTGCGGGATTATCTACAATGATACGAGAGGATGGAGCAGAAGTAAAAATCTTGAATCTATCAACTTCTATAAATGATAATGCGATTGATATTGCTGAAGATTTTACAAATCTTGGAGATATTGAAGATGAAGAAGAGCAGACATTAGAAGCTATACGAATTACAAAAAAGAATATTGGAAAAAACAATCATTTTGAGTTTTCAAATTACTCATATGTTGCAAACAATATTTCAGACCGATACGGATTTGCGATTGGTGGAATTGCAAATTTAAATGCAGATTCTGCTACACACAGAGGATTTGGTAGTGAAGGGTTTGCAACTTTTGATGCAATTGCACTTGGTGGAGCAGTCTTGGCACTCTCTTATAAAATGGATAGCCAACTCTCTTTTGGACTCGGTGCAAAATATTTACAATATGTTTCTGCTTCGGAAACAATTACACTTGGAAAGTTTTCTGAAAATCGAGATAATTTTGACACATATTTAGAAGATGAACTTGTTGAAGAGGGAACTAGTTTAGTTTTTGATGCGGGTGTTTTATACTCATATAGTGATTTTAGAGTTGGTCTAAGTGCTTTAAATATTGGTGGAGTTGGAAAAGAGGGCGAAAAGACTTATATTCCAGAAACTTACAATATTGGTTTAGGATATTTTTATGAATTCAATTTGTGGTATTTGCGAAATGTAAAAGCTGGTTTTGACTATACAGATATTACTGATGAATATAAAGGTTCTGATTTCTTAAAAAAGACAAGAGTTGGTTTTGATGCGACACTTTTTGATACGAGTTTGCTAACTCTAAAAACAGGTGCGGGAATGTATCAAGGCTATCCAACGGCAGGAGTTGATTTAAGACTTACAATTGTTGAAATCTCATTTTTAACTTATGCTGAAGAGATTGGGGCTTATAGCGGACAAAAAGAGGATCGTCGATACCTTTTAAATCTCTCAATTGGTTGGTAA
- a CDS encoding DnaJ-class molecular chaperone with C-terminal Zn finger domain (PFAM: DnaJ domain), with protein MRIFIKTNMLVVQTDSSIVSLDWFGEFLLSHSRDTIFLPMSAVIFFDENLLKERKEFLLKLAKYYSLKTEMYFEQLLKHLLMYKKKPIKIEFKQKQIVRADVDVYLDAISHKDVKILLREPNPWITSFFSSQLDKFIVEFDERRLFLNTTEERAKTRLDRVLKKKDIIFFNIKYDYSKNFLTILFTDPKQERRKFGQNRRKSFNSENYHQDRVLLHHYGILELAYGATLKDIKNNYRRLAKMYHPDRVHHKNETIVELYTKKFQDIQTSYHFLKEHLETH; from the coding sequence TTGAGGATTTTTATCAAAACAAACATGTTAGTAGTTCAAACAGACTCTTCTATTGTCTCTTTGGATTGGTTTGGTGAATTTCTTTTGTCTCATAGTCGAGATACGATTTTTCTTCCAATGTCGGCAGTTATCTTTTTTGATGAAAATTTATTAAAAGAGAGGAAGGAGTTTTTATTAAAACTTGCAAAATACTATTCCTTAAAAACAGAGATGTATTTTGAGCAACTCTTAAAACATCTTCTTATGTATAAGAAAAAGCCAATAAAAATTGAATTTAAGCAAAAACAGATTGTTCGTGCTGATGTTGATGTATATCTAGATGCAATTTCTCACAAAGATGTGAAAATTCTTCTTCGAGAACCAAATCCTTGGATTACTTCATTTTTCTCTTCTCAACTTGATAAATTTATTGTTGAATTTGACGAGCGACGACTCTTTTTAAACACAACTGAGGAGAGAGCAAAGACAAGACTTGACCGAGTTCTCAAGAAAAAAGATATTATATTTTTTAATATAAAATATGATTATAGTAAAAATTTTCTAACAATTCTTTTTACAGATCCGAAACAAGAGCGACGGAAATTTGGACAAAATCGTAGAAAAAGTTTCAATAGTGAAAATTATCATCAAGATCGTGTTTTGCTACATCATTATGGAATTTTAGAGTTAGCTTATGGTGCTACTCTAAAAGATATTAAAAACAACTATCGACGACTTGCAAAAATGTATCACCCTGACAGAGTCCATCATAAAAATGAGACAATTGTTGAACTTTACACTAAAAAGTTTCAAGACATTCAAACTTCTTATCACTTTTTAAAAGAACATCTCGAAACACATTAA
- a CDS encoding biotin synthetase (PFAM: Radical SAM superfamily; Biotin and Thiamin Synthesis associated domain~TIGRFAM: biotin synthase) has protein sequence MTEKNEITLCSISNIASGTCLEDCKFCTQSVKYGAKIDRYSRKEISKILEEAKNLYSLGATGFCLVTAGKGLDKKTLKYVVEVADKIKNKIPDLNLIACNGTVTKNDLKELQKAGVGSYNHNLETSKEFYPKICTTHSWDERWETLQNVKEVGLDLCSGGIVGMGESEEDRESMLNSLKELQPESIPINFYHHNEALPLQKNPLSIETGFKILDKFRENFPKQRIMVAGGRESFFGERQEEIFSHGINSIVIGNYLTTKGRESHKDLEMLKKLNLKVAGRCEN, from the coding sequence ATGACAGAAAAAAACGAAATTACTTTATGCTCAATTTCAAATATTGCAAGTGGGACTTGCTTGGAAGATTGTAAATTTTGCACTCAAAGTGTGAAATATGGAGCGAAAATTGATAGATATTCTCGAAAAGAGATTTCCAAAATTTTAGAAGAAGCAAAAAATCTCTATTCTCTCGGTGCGACTGGATTTTGTCTTGTTACCGCAGGAAAAGGTTTGGACAAAAAAACTCTCAAATATGTCGTAGAAGTTGCCGATAAAATCAAAAATAAAATACCTGATTTGAACCTCATCGCCTGTAATGGAACGGTAACAAAAAATGATTTAAAAGAGTTACAAAAAGCAGGAGTAGGGAGTTACAATCATAATTTAGAGACTTCAAAAGAGTTTTATCCAAAAATTTGCACAACTCACTCTTGGGACGAACGGTGGGAAACTTTACAAAATGTAAAAGAGGTCGGTTTGGATTTATGTTCTGGTGGAATTGTTGGAATGGGTGAAAGTGAAGAAGATAGGGAATCTATGCTAAATTCACTCAAAGAACTCCAGCCCGAATCTATTCCAATAAATTTCTATCATCACAACGAGGCATTACCACTACAAAAAAATCCACTCTCAATTGAAACAGGATTTAAAATTTTAGATAAGTTTCGGGAAAATTTTCCAAAACAGCGAATTATGGTTGCGGGTGGTCGAGAATCATTTTTTGGAGAGAGACAAGAGGAGATTTTTTCTCACGGAATAAATTCGATTGTGATTGGAAACTACCTAACGACAAAAGGTCGAGAATCGCATAAAGATTTGGAAATGCTAAAAAAATTAAATTTAAAAGTAGCGGGAAGGTGTGAAAATTGA